The nucleotide window AGGTTCTCGTAGATGAAATCCGCCGGATAGGTCGCATTGGCATGGATACCGCCGACCTTGGCCGCGGCGATCACCACCACGTCCGGCTTCTTGTCCGACAGCCAATCGAAGACCGCACGCTGGTCGAGCAGGTCCAGCTCGGCACGCGTGGCGGTGAGCACCTCGTAACCGTCCGCAGATCGCACCAGTGCGGAGCCAACCATGCCGCGATCACCGGCGATGAAGAGTTTTGGTTTCATTCCAATCAAGGAGCCTCGCAGGCTTCCACCAGAACCGTGCGCATGGCGTCGAGGTGGGCGGAGAGCGTCAGACGTTGTTCGTAGATGTCGCGTCCTCTTGCTCCCATGCGGTTCCGCAGGTCCGGGTTTGCGGCGAGTTCAACGAGGCGATCCGCGAGGGCATCCGTGTCATGTGGCTGGACCAGGAAGCCGGAGCCGCCCTCCTCCACAATCGAAGGAGCACCGCGCCAGGCATATGCGGCCACCGGCAATCCACAGGCCATCGCTTCGATCAGCACGAGAGGGAAATTTTCCGCACGATAGTAAGACGGAAATCCGAACACATCCGCACCGGCAAAGGCCTGCCACTTGTCATCGCCATAGGCCGGAGCGGGAGGATCGATGGTGAGATTCGCAGGGAGGTCCGCGACGAGCGCTTCGAATTTCGCGCGGGTGCCTTCATCCGGCCATTTGCCGACCAGTCTCAAGCGCACCGAACGGTCGATGCGTGCCGCAGCGGACTTGCAAGCGGTGACCAGATCGAGCACGCCCTTGTCTTCATAAAGATTGCCGACGAACAGGACCTGGAAGGCATCGCCCTCGCGGTTCTCAGCGGGCAGAGGAGAAACATCGAGACCGTTGGCGATTTCGAACTCGCGTTCCGCGCCGAAGTCTTTTCCCGGCACCGCCGCGTGTTTCGAAAGGCAGACCGCCCAGGCACCACGGCCGTAGATCCAGCGCCCGAGGAAGCTTTTCAGCGGGCTGGCGTTGAGGAATTCAGGAAGACCGCCGGAGTGGTAGTGCAGCACCGTGCGGCGGAACAGCGGACGACAGAGACCGAGGAAGATCACATCGCGGACGAAGGGCACCATCGCCGCGCTACCAGGAGTGTAGTAGAGAACACGGGCACCGGATTTGAACCGGAGGCGGAAGCCGCGGGCGACGATGGAGATCAGACCGAGGCCTTTTTTCAGCGAAGCCTTGCCGACTTCGCCGAGCTCATTGCTGGAGCGGATCTCGAGGAGAGCCTTCTCAAGCGGCGCGAGATCCGCATCGAACAGCGCGCGGGTGGCGAGCGATTGGCCGTGGACGGGTGGGGGCACCACACCGGCCATCAGGATCTTGTGGCATGCCGCCATCGCTGGGAATACCGGCACGCCGGCGGGAAATCAGGAAGCGAACGCGGCGACGGCCAGCGCGACTTCATCGAGCTGCGCCTGGACCAGCTCCGGATAGACCGGGATGCTGAGCACTTCACGCGACAGCGCTTCGGAGACAGGGCAATCGCTGGCAGGCAGATCGGCGAAGCACTCCTGCTGGTGCAACGGCACCGGGTAGTAGATCTCGCAGCCGATGCCGCGCTCGGCGAGGTGCTGCTTGAAGGCATCGCGGCGGCCTTCACCCGCGATGCGCAATGTGAACTGGTTCCAGACGTGGCCGCGGTTTTCGAGGGCTGCCGGAGCCTTGCAACCTTCCGGCAGCGGCAGGTTCGCGGCATACCACGCGGCATTGCGTGCACGGCCTTCCGCGTAGGAATCAAGATGGCGCAGCTTCACCCGCAACAGCGCGCACTGGAGCGCATCCATGCGGAAGTTTCCGCCGACCATCTGATGATAGTAGCGCGGATGCATGCCGTGGTTGCGGAGCTTGAGGATCTTTTCCGCGAGCGCGTCGTTGTTGGTGGTGACGAGACCGCCATCACCGAAGCCGCCGAGATTCTTCGAAGGGAAAAAGCTGAAGCAGGCGACCTCGCCGAAGTTGCCGCACTGAACGCCCTTGAAAGTCGCGCCGATCGACTGCGCGGCGTCCTCGATGACGATCAGCTTGTGCTCGTCCGCGAAGGCGCGGATGGCATCCATGTCGCAGCACTGGCCGAAAAGATGCACCGGCATGATCGCCTTCGTCTTCGGTGTGATGAGCTTCGCGGCGGCGGCGAGGTCGATGGTGAAATCATCCTCACGGACATCGCAGAACACCGGCACGGCACCACTGCGCGAGATGCACCCGGCGGTGG belongs to Luteolibacter ambystomatis and includes:
- a CDS encoding glycosyltransferase family 4 protein — translated: MPVFPAMAACHKILMAGVVPPPVHGQSLATRALFDADLAPLEKALLEIRSSNELGEVGKASLKKGLGLISIVARGFRLRFKSGARVLYYTPGSAAMVPFVRDVIFLGLCRPLFRRTVLHYHSGGLPEFLNASPLKSFLGRWIYGRGAWAVCLSKHAAVPGKDFGAEREFEIANGLDVSPLPAENREGDAFQVLFVGNLYEDKGVLDLVTACKSAAARIDRSVRLRLVGKWPDEGTRAKFEALVADLPANLTIDPPAPAYGDDKWQAFAGADVFGFPSYYRAENFPLVLIEAMACGLPVAAYAWRGAPSIVEEGGSGFLVQPHDTDALADRLVELAANPDLRNRMGARGRDIYEQRLTLSAHLDAMRTVLVEACEAP
- a CDS encoding DegT/DnrJ/EryC1/StrS family aminotransferase yields the protein MSVPLLDVNAQNRPLEAELKDVFAKVLATGRFILGEEVEAFERECAQYIGAKHAISISSGTDAILVALMALEIGAGDEVLCPSFTFFATAGCISRSGAVPVFCDVREDDFTIDLAAAAKLITPKTKAIMPVHLFGQCCDMDAIRAFADEHKLIVIEDAAQSIGATFKGVQCGNFGEVACFSFFPSKNLGGFGDGGLVTTNNDALAEKILKLRNHGMHPRYYHQMVGGNFRMDALQCALLRVKLRHLDSYAEGRARNAAWYAANLPLPEGCKAPAALENRGHVWNQFTLRIAGEGRRDAFKQHLAERGIGCEIYYPVPLHQQECFADLPASDCPVSEALSREVLSIPVYPELVQAQLDEVALAVAAFAS